Proteins encoded within one genomic window of Naumovozyma dairenensis CBS 421 chromosome 6, complete genome:
- the NDAI0F02200 gene encoding uncharacterized protein, protein MTLDVNYTNGTNDNIFPRSMMNNTTDYSSVPITWELPNIGEDFIESTPASTTTCVSATSTLVESEITVSSLDTNSSINFISFSPIPSHIYPAFSRNSGRGRRNAISVPHNSFISHQQSIICTIQNDIRGYTSSQASNNNELNEFKIILIGYFQGVPAYDVI, encoded by the coding sequence atgaCTCTCGATGTGAATTATACCAATGGTAccaatgataatattttcccACGTTCTATGATGAATAACACAACGGATTATTCTAGCGTTCCCATTACATGGGAACTACCAAATATTGGAGAAGATTTCATCGAATCAACTCCTGCAAGTACCACCACTTGTGTTTCCGCAACCTCAACACTAGTTGAATCTGAAATTACAGTTAGTTCACTCGATACTAACAGTtctattaattttatttcgTTTTCTCCTATCCCCTCTCACATATACCCTGCTTTTAGTAGAAATAGTGGGAGGGGAAGGAGAAATGCAATTTCTGTTCCTCATAACAGTTTTATTTCCCATCAGCAGTCAATTATATGTACAATACAAAACGATATACGTGGTTACACTTCTTCTCAGgcatctaataataatgaattgaatgaattcaaaataatattaattggGTACTTCCAGGGTGTACCTGCATATGATGTGATATAG
- the NDAI0F02180 gene encoding uncharacterized protein: MSTGKRKLSNKSLRLLPPLEKSVIPGFFQDQEVLINDLSLLNELDRKLDLSYEYINRTNAEGNDEDESENVNRLDLTPLERLIETRHLFFIALQFYYINMESENGNKKIGINEISKLFGGLPLDRLNKFINNKGETWEFTDDEIEFLQMIYEEDAEYEYGDDDPNGSGVVMKDFIELCLERFRMPDYITTIFKRRIRIAERKNEDLKSSLLNAALQYGIEKEKLKGKESYEEYLNGGDDDDNENILIGLGIGLENVPSKIIIKLSNDFRNQIIHELKITKAFRITKVEAKKIGRRMGLRVAANGRVINMIWGDSPFFGGDTNGGFKKYFFAR, translated from the coding sequence ATGAGTACTGGGAAGAGGAAATTAAGTAATAAATCTTTGAGATTGTTACCACCTTTAGAGAAATCTGTCATACCTGGATTCTTTCAAGATCAAGAGgtattaattaatgatttatcgTTACTTAATGAACTTGATAGAAAACTTGATTTAAgttatgaatatattaatcGTACTAATGCGGAAggtaatgatgaagatgaaagtGAGAATGTGAATCGGTTAGATTTGACTCCATTGGAAAGGTTAATTGAAACAAGACATCTTTTTTTCATTGCTTtacaattttattatattaatatgGAGAGTGAGAATgggaataaaaaaattggtattaatgaaatttctaAATTGTTTGGTGGATTACCATTAGATagattaaataaatttattaataacaaaGGTGAAACATGGGAATttactgatgatgaaattgaatttctACAAATGATCTATGAAGAAGATGCTGAATATGAATACggtgatgatgatccaAACGGTAGTGGTGTAGTGATGAAAGATTTTATTGAGTTGTGTTTAGAAAGATTTAGAATGCCGGATTATATAACAACGatttttaaaagaagaataagGATTGCtgaaagaaagaatgaagatttgaaaagcTCACTATTGAATGCAGCATTACAATATGGAATTGAAAAGGAGAAATTAAAAGGTAAAGAAAGTTACGAAGAATATCTTAACggtggtgatgatgatgacaatGAAAACATTCTTATTGGTTTAGGTATTGGTCTTGAAAACGTTCCATCTaaaatcataataaaattatcgAATGATTTCCGGAATCAAATTATACatgaattaaaaataaCTAAAGCATTCAGAATAACTAAAGTGGAAGCGAAGAAGATTGGTAGAAGAATGGGTTTAAGAGTAGCTGCAAATGGTAGAGTCATAAATATGATATGGGGTGATTCACCATTTTTTGGAGGTGATACCAATGGAGGGTTTAAGAAGTATTTCTTCGCAAGATAG
- the PPQ1 gene encoding protein-serine/threonine phosphatase (similar to Saccharomyces cerevisiae PPQ1 (YPL179W); ancestral locus Anc_6.172), translating into MRRRRSPSHSNHNFQISNLNNSSSTDSNTNQSSPQQLSDDLNSNEPNEPDDSRLYSYYQIQNNTHHDDTTKSIINKNIINNIHSNKINNDDKNNSKHRHRNEDTNNDNENDKLQQKLILAPKPIQNLKKRSTTAISNDHIISTPQGIPTSSSTSSSSSDSFSSYDNYYSSSSSSYNDMDLALSSASSFSTSLLLNSSHLSSSSPLLSNKRNPLVRLSTNKYNSNNHHSTSAPTAITTKNNISSISSSNKKQDKSIILKRYPHDPSSTESLNIDHVIEKLLKLGINNTTTTSTSKKKSSTISSSSSKKKIDYQNFPFHTWEIQLICNHAREIFMNQPTLLKLQAPIKIVGDIHGQFNDLLRILKLSGLPSQTNYLFLGDYVDRGKQSLETILLLLSFKIKYPNNFFMLRGNHESPNITKIYGFYDECKRRKNSKIWKSFMDTFNSLPLAAIINDKIFCVHGGISPDLFQLKQIESIQRPTDIPDKGLITDLLWSDPNPTINSWSKNDRGVSFTFSKKNVLEFIKNFNFDLIIRGHMVVEDGYEFFAKKKLVTIFSAPNYCGEFQNWGAVMSVTTGLMCSFELLKPQSYPPKTSSSSSRRRK; encoded by the coding sequence ATgcgaagaagaagaagccCGTCACATTCAAATCATAATTTTCAGATTTCaaatcttaataattcaagCTCAACTGATTCAAATACAAACCAATCTTCACCTCAACAACTTTCAGATGACCTTAACTCTAATGAACCTAATGAACCAGATGATAGTAGGCTTTACTCCTACTATCaaatacaaaataatacGCATCATGACGATACGacaaaatcaataataaataaaaacattaTTAACAATATTCATTCTAATAAGATAaacaatgatgataagAATAACAGTAAACATAGACATAGAAATGAAGatactaataatgataatgagaatgataaattacaaCAGAAACTAATTCTTGCTCCAAAGCCAATCCAAAacttaaagaaaagatcaACTACTGCTATATCAAATGATCATATCATTTCCACTCCACAAGGAATCCCAACTTCTTCATCcacttcatcttcatcttcagatTCCTTCTCATCTTatgataattattattcatcttcatcttcctcaTATAATGATATGGATTTAGCTTTATCTTCTGCCTCCTCTTTTTCgacttcattattattaaattcttcccatttatcttcttcttcaccatTACTTTCAAACAAGAGAAATCCATTAGTTCGTCTCAGtactaataaatataacaGTAATAATCATCATTCTACATCTGCTCCGACTGCCATCACCAccaagaataatatttcttctatttcttcttcaaataagaaacaagataagtcaatcattttgaaaagatatCCTCATGACCCTTCTTCAACagaatctttaaatataGATCAtgtcattgaaaaattattgaaattaggTATCAATAATACTACAACTACAAGTACCAGTAAGAAGAAAAGTAGCACtattagtagtagtagtagcaAAAAGAAGATTGATTATCAGAATTTCCCATTCCATACATGGgaaattcaattgatttgtAATCATGCAAGAGAAATCTTTATGAATCAACCAACTCTTTTAAAATTACAAGCTCCAATTAAAATTGTCGGAGATATTCATGGtcaatttaatgatttgttaagaattttaaaattatctGGATTACCATCACAAACGAATTATCTTTTCTTAGGTGATTATGTGGATCGTGGTAAACAATCATTAGAAAcaatcttattattattatcattcaaGATTAAATatccaaataattttttcatgtTAAGAGGTAATCATGAATCACCAAATATTACTAAGATTTATGGATTTTATGATGAATGtaaaagaaggaaaaactctaaaatttggaaatcatTCATGGATacatttaattcattacCATTAGCTGcaataattaatgataaaatattttgtgtTCATGGTGGTATATCACCTGATTTATTTCAATTAAAACAAATAGAATCCATTCAAAGACCTACTGATATCCCTGATAAAGGGTTAATTACTGATTTACTTTGGAGTGATCCAAATCCAACGATTAATTCATGGTCTAAGAATGATCGTGGTGTTTCATTCACTTTCTCCAAGAAAAATGTCTTGGAATTTATtaagaatttcaatttcgATTTAATAATTAGAGGTCATATGGTCGTAGAAGATGGTTATGAATTCTTTgccaagaaaaaattagtCACTATATTTTCAGCTCCAAATTATTGTGgagaatttcaaaattgggGGGCTGTAATGAGCGTCACTACGGGATTAATGTGTagttttgaattattaaaacCACAATCATATCCTCCGAAgacatcttcttcttcttcaagaaGGAGAAAATAA